One Actinoplanes missouriensis 431 DNA segment encodes these proteins:
- a CDS encoding response regulator codes for MRAMVIDDSRAMRMILKRIVTKLNFEAVEAGDGQEAMDRLAELTEVPELALIDWNMPNMNGLEFVTKVRADPRLREMTLVMVTTESEQSQIVRALAAGAHEYVIKPFTEGAMIEKLALLGLVPTGANS; via the coding sequence ATGCGCGCCATGGTGATCGACGACTCCCGAGCGATGCGAATGATCCTCAAGCGCATCGTCACGAAGCTCAACTTCGAGGCGGTCGAGGCGGGTGACGGCCAGGAGGCGATGGACCGCCTGGCCGAGCTGACCGAGGTGCCGGAGCTGGCCCTCATCGACTGGAACATGCCCAACATGAACGGGCTCGAGTTCGTCACCAAAGTCCGGGCCGACCCGCGCCTGCGGGAGATGACCCTGGTGATGGTCACCACCGAGAGCGAACAGAGCCAGATCGTCCGGGCACTCGCCGCGGGTGCCCACGAATATGTGATCAAGCCCTTCACCGAAGGCGCGATGATCGAAAAGCTGGCCCTGCTGGGCCTCGTCCCGACCGGAGCGAACTCATGA
- a CDS encoding flagellar hook assembly protein FlgD, with translation MTSSTSGPIGGPSDAAKAAATAAKQAAESKSKSLGDKDTFMKLLVAQLKYQDPTKPADSTAFLAQTAQFTQVEKLEDMISMLQSQRMIGASALIGKTVTYMDDTGATQTGVISSAKLNGDSEPTLKVGNTDVQLSKVTEISQTAQPGSSD, from the coding sequence ATGACCTCGTCGACCTCCGGACCGATCGGCGGTCCGAGCGATGCCGCCAAGGCGGCCGCCACCGCGGCGAAGCAAGCCGCTGAATCAAAGAGCAAGTCGCTCGGTGACAAGGACACCTTCATGAAGCTCCTGGTCGCCCAGCTGAAGTATCAGGACCCGACGAAACCCGCCGACTCGACCGCGTTCCTGGCGCAGACCGCCCAGTTCACGCAGGTCGAGAAGCTGGAAGACATGATCAGCATGTTGCAGTCGCAGCGAATGATCGGCGCCAGCGCCCTGATCGGCAAGACGGTCACGTACATGGACGACACCGGCGCGACGCAGACCGGTGTCATCAGCTCCGCGAAGCTCAACGGCGACAGCGAACCGACGCTCAAGGTCGGGAACACGGATGTGCAGCTGTCCAAGGTCACGGAAATCTCACAGACCGCCCAGCCCGGCTCATCCGACTGA
- a CDS encoding chemotaxis protein CheX, whose translation MSVEVEVNESDLAEMVEQVWESYLDPEGISPLIPTYDENQPSEVHSSVSITGSWSGHVVFASSRAAAQRAAAAFLAMELDEVSEEDISDTLGELANIVGGNVKAMLPSGAQLSLPQVVLAPESSARYPNATRISGVYGIWEEEPVSISMWHSSADTKEEGE comes from the coding sequence ATGAGCGTCGAAGTCGAGGTCAACGAGAGCGACCTCGCCGAGATGGTGGAACAGGTGTGGGAGTCGTACCTGGACCCGGAGGGCATCAGCCCGCTGATTCCGACGTACGACGAGAACCAGCCCTCCGAGGTGCACTCCTCGGTGTCCATCACCGGATCCTGGAGCGGGCACGTCGTGTTCGCCTCCTCACGCGCCGCCGCGCAGCGTGCGGCGGCTGCCTTCCTGGCCATGGAGCTGGACGAGGTGAGCGAAGAAGACATCTCGGACACCCTTGGCGAACTCGCCAACATCGTCGGTGGCAACGTCAAAGCGATGCTGCCGTCCGGCGCACAACTGTCGCTTCCCCAGGTGGTGCTCGCGCCGGAGTCCTCGGCGCGCTACCCGAACGCCACGCGCATCAGCGGCGTGTACGGGATCTGGGAGGAAGAACCGGTGTCCATTTCGATGTGGCACAGCAGCGCCGACACAAAGGAGGAGGGCGAATGA
- a CDS encoding response regulator, which yields MKILIADDSRVMRQIVVRTLRQAGFGDHDLVEAADGKEAFEMVNSEKPDVVISDWNMPHMTGIEVLRQLRAAGNNVKFGFVTSESTPEMKTAAEGAGAEFFIVKPFTAERFDEVFAPILG from the coding sequence ATGAAGATCCTCATCGCCGACGACAGCCGGGTGATGCGGCAGATCGTCGTCCGTACCCTGCGGCAGGCCGGGTTCGGCGACCATGACCTGGTCGAGGCCGCCGACGGCAAGGAGGCGTTCGAGATGGTCAACTCCGAGAAACCGGACGTGGTCATCTCGGACTGGAACATGCCGCACATGACGGGAATCGAAGTGCTCCGTCAGCTCCGCGCCGCCGGCAACAACGTCAAGTTCGGCTTCGTGACCTCGGAGAGCACACCGGAGATGAAGACCGCCGCCGAGGGCGCGGGGGCGGAATTCTTCATCGTCAAACCCTTCACAGCTGAGCGATTCGATGAGGTTTTCGCTCCTATTTTGGGATGA
- a CDS encoding flagellar hook protein FlgE, with amino-acid sequence MLRSLYSGISGLNAHQRMIDVTGNNIANVNTVGYKSSQVQFQDALSQMMGAAGSPQNGQAGTNAAQVGLGVRVAGITSNFSQGSAQTTGKSGDMMIQGDGFFITRSGNENLYTRAGSFFFDANGTLTTTTGEPVQGWTAEDGKVNAAGKPGDIRMPLGATIPPEKTTTVTLKGNLSSDNIPDVNNPDNYGVEDTGNSLPGYITSIPVKVFDDQGNTHTVTAKFTRTENDNAANTSKWRVQLLGEPVQIDDGNGNMVDNTVGTSVDLAFAAGKPQGLDNLGQIDIGGYKMDMTDVTSYSGLSDARVFDTDGQTAGALTSLSYTVSDTGEIIGVYSNGLKQTLGQVAMATFKNVAGLEKVGNSLYRTSVNSGYAQVGQPGGAGMGQVISGALEMSNVDLAQEFTNLVVAQRGFQANSRIITTSDEILQELVSMKR; translated from the coding sequence ATGCTGCGTTCTCTTTACTCCGGTATCAGCGGCCTCAACGCGCATCAGCGCATGATCGACGTGACCGGTAACAACATCGCGAACGTGAACACCGTCGGTTACAAGTCGTCCCAGGTGCAGTTCCAGGACGCGCTGAGCCAGATGATGGGCGCCGCCGGGTCACCGCAGAACGGTCAGGCCGGCACCAACGCCGCGCAGGTCGGTCTCGGTGTCCGGGTCGCCGGCATCACCTCGAACTTCAGCCAGGGCTCGGCGCAGACCACCGGCAAGTCCGGCGACATGATGATCCAGGGTGACGGCTTCTTCATCACCCGCAGCGGCAACGAGAACCTCTACACCCGGGCGGGGTCGTTCTTCTTCGACGCCAACGGCACGCTGACCACCACGACCGGTGAGCCCGTGCAGGGCTGGACCGCGGAGGACGGCAAGGTCAACGCGGCGGGCAAGCCGGGCGACATCAGGATGCCGCTGGGCGCCACCATCCCGCCGGAGAAGACCACGACTGTCACGCTCAAGGGCAACCTGAGCAGCGACAACATCCCGGACGTGAACAACCCGGACAACTACGGCGTGGAGGACACCGGCAACAGCCTCCCCGGTTACATCACGTCGATCCCGGTGAAGGTCTTCGACGACCAGGGCAACACGCACACGGTGACCGCCAAGTTCACCCGTACCGAGAACGACAACGCCGCGAACACCTCCAAGTGGCGGGTGCAGCTGCTCGGTGAGCCGGTCCAGATCGACGACGGCAACGGCAACATGGTCGACAACACCGTCGGCACGTCCGTCGACCTCGCTTTCGCGGCCGGCAAACCGCAGGGTCTGGACAACCTCGGCCAGATCGATATCGGCGGCTACAAGATGGACATGACCGACGTGACCTCGTACTCCGGGCTCAGCGACGCCCGGGTGTTCGACACCGACGGCCAGACTGCCGGTGCCCTCACCTCGCTCTCCTACACCGTCTCCGACACCGGCGAGATCATCGGCGTCTACAGCAACGGCTTGAAGCAAACGCTCGGCCAGGTAGCCATGGCCACGTTCAAGAACGTGGCGGGCCTGGAGAAGGTCGGCAACTCGCTGTACCGGACATCGGTCAACTCCGGGTACGCCCAGGTGGGCCAGCCCGGCGGCGCCGGCATGGGTCAGGTCATCTCCGGCGCGCTGGAGATGTCGAACGTCGACCTCGCACAGGAGTTCACCAACCTGGTCGTCGCCCAGCGCGGCTTCCAGGCGAACTCCCGCATCAT